A genomic window from Strix uralensis isolate ZFMK-TIS-50842 chromosome 20, bStrUra1, whole genome shotgun sequence includes:
- the MRPS17 gene encoding small ribosomal subunit protein uS17m, with protein MSVPRGAVHAKWIVGKVIGTKMQKTAKVRVTRLVLDPYLLKFFNKRKTYFAHDPLQQCVVGDIVLLKALPERRSKHVKHELAEIVFKVGNVIDPITGKPCAGTRFLENLPDSENLTEADTTYLSEKLQELKVCSTDK; from the exons ATGTCTGTACCACGTGGAGCTGTCCATGCAAAATGGATAGTAGGGAAAGTAATAGGAaccaaaatgcagaaaactgcCAAAGTGAGAGTGACAAGGCTTGTGCTAGATCCTTACTTACTAAAG TTCTTTAACAAACGAAAAACCTATTTTGCCCATGATCCATTGCAGCAGTGTGTTGTTGGAGACATTGTTCTTCTGAAAGCTTTGCCTGAGCGAAGGAGCAAACATGTGAAACACGAACTGGCTGAAATTGTTTTCAAGGTTGGAAATGTCATAGATCCAATAACAGGAAAGCCCTGTGCAGGAACCAGATTCCTTGAAAATCTGCCAGATTCAGAAAATCTGACCGAGGCAGATACTACCTATCTAAGTGAAAAACTTCAGGAACTTAAAGTTTGTTCAACAGACAAATag